One window of the Pseudobdellovibrionaceae bacterium genome contains the following:
- a CDS encoding tetratricopeptide repeat protein: protein MGRFKNTIKIGAAALVVLTALPAFAVDLTAETVLIKKLRNVLARLPENDPSRKDMVLRLADLHAERARLLSVNELEKGCTECTAGTEDRQQAIDLYEKILAGKDGADKGAIYTQLGHLYEMVGEKKKAIGAYGHILKNSQDQAAIGEANLSMGEIYFRQGEFRNAIPHYENVMANDKSGGRGLAAYRRGWSLFNLGDDRRASEAMIEILQSPVLLTRGLEPGVVKPDAEFQAEVSRDLATFFGRQSITLDQAKQLFELSPKTAARANAAYLAKELERMGKIGPAIEVWRFVLSKETSPKERLTGLTLLAQLEMTSKLREPAIADFHAALKTWPQTNDCRDQNDPVCAEIRTRLKNFLVNWNKEERQKPSQELLEGYLAFLPLFPTDMDMSLYAGLVAKELKQYPKSFELFDSTIGLMAQDLASNQKLDKKARKELQDKLEGTLLNQIEVAEMSKNKGLLQKAYANFLSKSEDSEHKFKVQYQLAYMVYESGDYSTAANELYALAMMPGKGDQKIKKQAADLALDTLVILKDDLRIEKWAGEFARVFKDGSQDFLKAARASLMNQAAAAVKTGDQLDQLEQSWALLAKVSLDGASEPEKINYYRNRTILAEKLSKWDELESSAKTLLTIASLSAEDKEFAMGKLVWASELRLNFTTALHYSEKMKLASLSPEDRQLRLAMLADLAEKDSGPYLREYLKVSNNSEKNVAIATRLVNESKQPEKELGFHEKILSKNSEVLARLYLEQYAESRSSKIFNKMVNDKELAATSSGKVFQRQVLLNKIGKAQKELMGHQIDTRSQSRLGRTLKARIRLLENFEKMTAEALNSKDWIAQATTLQVLASESQRLYENILALPMPQGLTPEEQQQYLGLLSEQANPHLLKSQEVGQKAQEFWGNQQATTQLSGMVQAEKGKVRELLKSQLDVAAAVAPESLKTQWQTALGEAPSQEFSGKSELTPQVAQARSAVQADPLNLEKLRFLMDLEKQRNNAVMVTYLEGRLAKGMANAGSSQEGGKQ from the coding sequence ATGGGCAGATTCAAAAACACAATAAAAATAGGAGCAGCGGCGCTGGTTGTGCTGACCGCTCTACCTGCCTTTGCGGTGGATCTGACGGCTGAGACTGTTTTGATTAAGAAGCTGCGGAATGTTTTGGCTCGCCTGCCAGAAAATGATCCTTCACGCAAGGACATGGTTCTCCGTTTGGCTGATCTCCATGCCGAACGGGCCCGTTTGCTGTCCGTTAACGAGTTGGAAAAGGGATGCACTGAGTGCACTGCGGGTACCGAAGATCGGCAGCAGGCCATCGACCTCTACGAAAAAATCTTGGCGGGTAAGGATGGGGCCGACAAGGGTGCCATCTACACCCAGCTGGGCCATCTCTATGAGATGGTAGGCGAAAAGAAAAAGGCCATCGGTGCCTATGGACACATTTTGAAGAACAGTCAGGATCAGGCAGCGATTGGTGAAGCAAATCTCTCTATGGGCGAAATCTATTTTCGGCAAGGGGAATTTCGCAACGCGATTCCTCATTACGAAAATGTCATGGCCAACGACAAATCGGGTGGCAGAGGATTGGCTGCCTATCGTCGCGGTTGGAGCTTGTTCAACCTAGGTGATGACAGAAGAGCTTCCGAAGCCATGATCGAGATATTGCAGTCCCCGGTCTTGTTGACCCGTGGTCTGGAGCCCGGAGTGGTGAAACCAGATGCTGAATTTCAAGCTGAAGTTTCCCGTGATTTGGCCACCTTTTTTGGTCGTCAGTCCATTACTCTAGATCAGGCTAAGCAGCTCTTTGAGTTGAGTCCTAAAACTGCCGCTCGTGCCAATGCCGCATATCTGGCCAAAGAGTTGGAGAGAATGGGCAAGATTGGACCGGCGATTGAGGTTTGGCGGTTTGTTCTTTCCAAGGAGACCAGTCCGAAGGAAAGACTCACCGGTCTCACTCTGTTGGCTCAACTGGAAATGACCTCCAAGCTGCGTGAGCCGGCCATTGCTGACTTTCATGCAGCACTCAAGACTTGGCCACAAACTAATGACTGTAGGGACCAGAATGATCCCGTGTGTGCTGAAATTCGCACGCGTCTGAAAAACTTCCTGGTGAATTGGAATAAGGAAGAAAGACAGAAGCCCAGTCAGGAACTTCTTGAAGGCTACTTGGCCTTTTTGCCTCTTTTTCCAACGGATATGGATATGTCTCTTTACGCCGGTCTTGTGGCAAAGGAGCTTAAGCAGTATCCCAAGTCCTTTGAATTATTTGATTCGACAATTGGCCTTATGGCTCAGGATCTGGCTTCCAACCAGAAGCTCGACAAAAAAGCCCGTAAGGAATTGCAGGACAAGTTGGAAGGAACCCTTCTCAATCAAATTGAAGTGGCTGAGATGTCTAAGAACAAGGGTCTTCTCCAAAAGGCTTACGCCAACTTCCTGAGTAAGTCTGAAGACAGCGAGCACAAATTTAAGGTTCAGTACCAGCTTGCCTACATGGTCTACGAAAGTGGTGATTACTCAACGGCTGCTAATGAGCTCTATGCCCTGGCAATGATGCCGGGTAAGGGTGACCAAAAGATTAAGAAACAAGCGGCAGATTTGGCTCTTGATACCCTCGTGATCCTCAAAGACGACTTGCGCATCGAAAAGTGGGCGGGTGAATTTGCTCGCGTGTTCAAAGATGGTAGTCAGGACTTCCTAAAGGCCGCTCGCGCTTCGTTAATGAATCAGGCCGCCGCGGCGGTGAAAACCGGAGACCAGCTAGATCAGTTGGAGCAGTCCTGGGCTCTGTTGGCCAAGGTTTCTTTGGATGGAGCCTCTGAACCAGAAAAAATCAATTATTATCGAAACCGCACCATCTTGGCTGAAAAACTGAGCAAGTGGGATGAGCTGGAGTCCTCTGCGAAGACCCTCCTGACCATTGCGAGTTTGTCGGCTGAAGATAAAGAGTTTGCCATGGGCAAATTGGTTTGGGCGTCAGAGCTCAGGCTGAACTTTACCACGGCACTTCATTACTCTGAAAAGATGAAGTTGGCCTCTCTGTCTCCAGAGGACCGCCAATTGCGATTGGCCATGTTGGCCGATTTGGCGGAGAAGGACTCTGGACCTTACTTGCGTGAGTACCTAAAGGTCTCCAACAACAGCGAAAAAAATGTTGCCATAGCTACTCGATTGGTAAACGAGTCCAAACAGCCGGAAAAGGAACTGGGGTTCCACGAAAAGATCCTCTCCAAGAACTCAGAAGTTTTGGCTCGCTTGTACCTGGAGCAGTATGCTGAGAGTAGAAGCTCTAAGATTTTCAACAAAATGGTGAACGATAAGGAATTGGCAGCCACATCCAGTGGCAAGGTCTTCCAGCGCCAGGTGTTGCTGAACAAGATCGGCAAGGCCCAGAAAGAGTTGATGGGTCATCAGATCGACACTCGCAGCCAGAGTCGCCTCGGTCGCACTCTGAAGGCTCGCATTAGATTGCTTGAGAACTTTGAGAAAATGACGGCTGAGGCCCTTAATTCCAAAGATTGGATTGCTCAGGCAACCACTCTTCAGGTTTTGGCCAGTGAATCACAGCGCCTTTATGAGAACATCCTTGCTCTGCCCATGCCTCAGGGCCTGACTCCGGAGGAGCAGCAGCAATACCTGGGACTTCTCTCTGAACAGGCGAATCCGCATCTATTGAAGTCGCAGGAAGTAGGGCAAAAGGCTCAGGAGTTTTGGGGTAACCAACAGGCCACTACTCAGTTGAGTGGAATGGTTCAGGCGGAAAAAGGCAAAGTGCGTGAGTTGCTTAAGAGTCAGCTTGATGTCGCGGCAGCCGTCGCTCCTGAAAGTCTTAAAACCCAGTGGCAAACGGCTTTGGGTGAGGCGCCCTCCCAGGAGTTTTCAGGTAAGAGTGAGTTGACGCCTCAAGTGGCACAGGCACGAAGCGCTGTTCAGGCTGATCCGCTCAACCTGGAAAAGCTTCGATTTTTGATGGATCTGGAAAAGCAGCGCAACAATGCGGTGATGGTGACCTATCTAGAAGGCCGCCTGGCAAAGGGCATGGCGAACGCTGGATCTTCGCAAGAGGGGGGTAAGCAGTGA
- a CDS encoding biopolymer transporter ExbD, with product MISTLSSLENNNSFVSSVDSCSSLNPKAGKRRNMQAAALMLTSLVDAFSILVIYLLVSMSNSGEVLYIDKGTELPTAVNTHLLERNTVVKLKDDKYFIEEKEVGANDLVARLVELRKEWAEKNQDPKAEAALTVQADKDTSYEHINRIVASGNHAGFGEINFAVLQN from the coding sequence ATGATTTCGACACTTTCAAGCCTGGAAAACAACAACAGCTTCGTGAGTTCAGTGGACAGTTGCTCGTCTCTGAATCCTAAGGCTGGAAAGCGGCGCAATATGCAGGCGGCAGCACTGATGCTGACCTCTCTGGTCGACGCATTCTCCATTTTGGTGATTTATCTTCTCGTCAGTATGTCGAACTCCGGTGAGGTTCTCTATATCGATAAGGGAACCGAGTTGCCGACGGCTGTGAACACCCACCTGCTTGAGCGCAATACGGTGGTGAAGCTGAAGGACGATAAGTACTTCATCGAAGAAAAGGAAGTTGGTGCCAACGATCTGGTGGCTCGATTAGTGGAGCTGCGCAAGGAGTGGGCAGAGAAAAACCAAGACCCCAAGGCGGAAGCCGCTCTAACGGTTCAGGCGGACAAAGATACTTCTTATGAGCACATCAATCGAATTGTCGCCTCGGGCAATCACGCGGGATTTGGTGAGATTAATTTTGCGGTACTTCAGAACTGA
- a CDS encoding biopolymer transporter ExbD — protein sequence MSRSRRDKNLDSEIDLVAFISLLSVCICFLLLTVVWVQVGSLQVKQAVGGQAAEDTKKEPALWTLIKPDGNLELRLENAPSKVARKFGSQVIKNQDGKPNLESLKESASLLKSELPEINMALVRPESKSAYGDVIQLMDALKGVGYNNLGVAPL from the coding sequence GTGAGTCGGTCACGAAGAGACAAAAACCTGGATTCAGAAATCGATCTGGTGGCTTTTATTTCGCTGCTGTCTGTTTGCATCTGCTTCCTGCTTTTAACCGTTGTTTGGGTTCAAGTGGGGTCTCTGCAGGTCAAGCAGGCCGTCGGTGGACAGGCTGCTGAAGATACCAAGAAAGAGCCTGCACTTTGGACTCTGATCAAGCCGGACGGAAATCTTGAGTTGAGACTTGAGAATGCGCCCAGCAAGGTGGCCAGAAAGTTTGGCAGCCAGGTGATTAAAAATCAGGACGGTAAACCCAACCTGGAATCACTGAAGGAGTCTGCCAGTCTTCTAAAATCAGAGCTGCCTGAGATCAATATGGCTTTGGTCCGTCCGGAAAGCAAAAGTGCTTACGGAGATGTGATCCAGCTGATGGATGCTCTTAAGGGTGTTGGCTATAACAACTTGGGAGTGGCTCCCCTATAA
- a CDS encoding MotA/TolQ/ExbB proton channel family protein: MEFFSKINAAFSQGGIFMWAILVLQVFSIAIIVERGFELFMRRRVDQEDIADGFEEVIRRGEIEAVYKQGKDGEEKNPVSRAIAAGAKAAMNLGGRNEIQGKMDEVLYKESGRLEKRAGFLAVIGNVATLTGLLGTITGMIKAFAAVAYANPAEKATLLSTGIAEAMNTTAYGLIVAIPALLLHAAIQNRVTILIEDLNQGAMKAFHWLCYSYSPVAQAKRASQEIKEFQAKSQQNAQ, from the coding sequence ATGGAATTCTTTTCTAAGATCAACGCCGCTTTCAGTCAGGGCGGAATTTTTATGTGGGCCATTCTTGTCCTGCAGGTTTTCTCAATTGCCATCATCGTCGAGCGCGGCTTTGAGCTGTTTATGCGCCGAAGGGTGGACCAAGAAGACATCGCCGACGGTTTTGAAGAAGTCATTCGTCGCGGTGAGATCGAAGCTGTGTATAAGCAGGGTAAAGATGGGGAAGAAAAGAATCCCGTTTCTCGCGCCATTGCTGCTGGAGCCAAAGCTGCCATGAACTTAGGCGGCCGTAATGAAATCCAAGGCAAGATGGATGAGGTTTTATACAAAGAATCTGGACGCTTGGAAAAGCGCGCTGGCTTTTTGGCAGTGATCGGAAACGTGGCCACACTGACCGGTCTGTTGGGAACAATCACAGGAATGATCAAGGCCTTCGCGGCCGTTGCTTATGCCAATCCGGCCGAGAAGGCGACATTGCTCTCCACTGGTATTGCCGAAGCGATGAACACGACAGCCTACGGACTGATTGTGGCAATTCCGGCTCTGCTTCTTCACGCGGCTATTCAAAATCGTGTCACCATTTTGATTGAAGACCTCAATCAGGGTGCCATGAAGGCCTTTCACTGGTTGTGCTACAGCTACAGCCCAGTGGCTCAGGCCAAGCGTGCCAGCCAGGAAATCAAAGAGTTCCAAGCAAAGAGTCAGCAAAACGCTCAGTAA
- a CDS encoding right-handed parallel beta-helix repeat-containing protein: protein MRSLLLIGLTLGLTSSCTRSKDPNTKLILDTSPLQQVGAQSTFPADQKLCFGVNVKGPGIYGPPPSSCHPQRGVWHGFIDSGMDIVLPVPNGVDRKVELYAYVADSGDNSPCPPWNESMDYSKVYLAGQSDQPLELSGGDKVVEITASYPGAGNDVKSQLNLATNCATQPGGPLPTIVNLAVVPLYGTNGSNWNDWVMADGTGRLDASGSVCTVGSPGYYSCIHGGDLRYVNVPDVASCAGVTAYDDLDSFKWECLDGSGNVKLYSQLKSERGLRNLVTESGWIPNRITVNTPTAIYQSPPAAWWTNTVTSLIDNSATAPQTLGTSGTIYVADGPRASKGYIFGADRIGLVVKGGMNLVQMGNCDTAAITVGSGSNFCLIQGDTRNFTWIEGDFNDPSPVANSSGLLFKNSNHNTIRQSSFNQFYTGMYFYNSQNNQVRHSATSNSGFMGLKFSNSANDNHVEYFRSSNETQSGIQLVTSSRNVMQHLSIHNNGSDGVSFVSAGENYLTAAVISGSNKGLSLSTAHQNTIGLVTIGNMSNQGVYINGNNNTLHNVLVGNIAAQGFAISTGSTNFLINTVSTHTTGAGYVVQNAGSADNRLQGYVGLGNNTQLCQLAGGAVVAGGVIDLTCTTTGTDGSSTYTGNNSSAVLWTGLNLSTSFVGNLLTDDFTNGSDSSGSANYATTLDWWGFDNNFRGWGRNSPAMTGPAQGRCNSGSCRIWDWQLTSSDTWLLNRSGALNGINSAFVKGGTCPVEVGGSVTTTDQKPTPNTYLTNAVEIIGDFVGDEDGLCESNEGCVYTPNVGAYQGHGEITGADYCAFQNGTVSNVYMMAHPLNGI, encoded by the coding sequence ATGAGAAGTTTACTCCTTATTGGTTTGACGCTTGGCTTGACCTCTTCCTGCACCCGCTCCAAAGATCCCAACACCAAATTAATTCTCGACACCAGTCCCCTGCAGCAGGTGGGAGCACAAAGTACATTTCCCGCCGACCAAAAACTCTGCTTCGGCGTCAACGTCAAAGGACCAGGGATTTACGGCCCGCCACCCAGCAGCTGTCATCCGCAGCGGGGTGTATGGCACGGTTTTATTGATTCAGGAATGGATATCGTGCTGCCCGTCCCTAATGGGGTGGATCGTAAAGTGGAACTCTACGCCTACGTGGCTGACTCAGGCGACAACTCCCCTTGCCCCCCATGGAACGAATCGATGGACTACAGCAAGGTCTACTTGGCTGGTCAGTCGGACCAGCCCCTGGAACTTTCGGGCGGTGACAAAGTGGTGGAAATCACCGCGTCCTATCCCGGTGCCGGGAATGATGTGAAATCCCAACTCAACTTAGCCACTAACTGCGCAACTCAACCTGGCGGGCCACTCCCAACTATTGTGAATCTCGCTGTCGTCCCGCTCTACGGCACAAATGGCTCCAATTGGAATGATTGGGTGATGGCTGATGGAACCGGTCGGCTGGATGCCTCTGGGTCTGTATGTACCGTGGGCAGTCCTGGCTACTACAGCTGTATCCATGGCGGGGACCTTCGTTACGTCAATGTTCCCGATGTGGCCAGCTGTGCTGGTGTCACCGCTTACGATGACTTGGACTCTTTCAAATGGGAATGTCTTGATGGTTCGGGCAATGTGAAGTTGTATTCCCAATTGAAATCGGAGAGGGGGCTGCGCAACCTGGTCACAGAATCAGGATGGATCCCCAATCGGATTACAGTCAATACTCCGACCGCCATTTATCAAAGTCCGCCGGCAGCTTGGTGGACCAACACAGTTACGTCCTTGATCGACAATTCAGCGACGGCGCCCCAAACCCTCGGCACATCTGGGACCATTTATGTTGCCGATGGACCGCGGGCCTCCAAGGGCTACATCTTTGGGGCGGACCGTATTGGTCTGGTTGTAAAGGGCGGCATGAACTTGGTGCAAATGGGCAACTGTGATACGGCAGCCATTACCGTTGGGTCCGGCAGTAACTTCTGCCTCATCCAGGGAGATACCCGAAACTTCACCTGGATCGAAGGGGACTTCAATGACCCCTCACCTGTGGCCAACTCGTCTGGCCTTCTCTTTAAAAACAGCAACCACAATACGATTAGACAATCGAGTTTTAACCAGTTCTATACTGGAATGTACTTCTACAACAGTCAGAATAACCAGGTACGCCATTCGGCCACTTCAAACTCTGGATTTATGGGGCTGAAGTTTAGCAACAGCGCCAATGACAATCATGTTGAATATTTCCGCTCCTCTAACGAAACCCAATCTGGAATCCAACTGGTGACTTCAAGCCGCAATGTCATGCAGCACCTGAGCATCCATAACAATGGATCTGATGGTGTTAGCTTTGTTTCTGCCGGCGAGAATTACCTGACCGCCGCAGTCATCAGCGGCTCCAACAAGGGCCTGAGTCTCAGTACCGCCCATCAAAACACCATTGGCCTGGTTACCATTGGCAACATGTCCAATCAAGGCGTCTATATTAACGGCAACAACAATACTCTCCATAATGTTCTCGTCGGCAATATCGCTGCACAAGGATTTGCCATAAGCACCGGCTCGACCAATTTTCTTATCAACACCGTCTCAACCCACACGACCGGCGCCGGCTATGTCGTACAAAATGCTGGCTCAGCGGACAATCGACTGCAAGGCTACGTGGGCCTAGGCAACAACACCCAGCTGTGTCAGCTTGCCGGCGGCGCAGTTGTTGCGGGTGGTGTGATCGATCTCACATGCACGACCACGGGAACCGATGGATCCAGTACTTACACGGGCAACAACTCCTCGGCTGTTCTCTGGACTGGCCTCAACCTAAGCACTTCCTTTGTGGGCAACCTGCTGACCGATGACTTTACTAATGGTTCGGACTCATCAGGGTCGGCCAACTACGCCACCACTCTCGACTGGTGGGGATTTGACAACAACTTTCGCGGCTGGGGCAGAAACTCGCCCGCCATGACAGGCCCTGCCCAAGGCCGATGTAACTCGGGATCTTGCCGGATTTGGGATTGGCAACTGACCAGCTCAGACACTTGGCTGCTTAATCGTAGTGGTGCCCTAAATGGTATTAACAGTGCCTTCGTCAAAGGTGGCACCTGCCCGGTTGAAGTGGGCGGTTCGGTGACCACCACTGATCAGAAGCCCACACCCAACACCTATCTCACCAATGCTGTCGAGATTATTGGCGACTTCGTGGGCGATGAAGATGGTCTCTGTGAAAGCAACGAAGGTTGCGTCTACACGCCCAACGTCGGCGCTTACCAAGGGCATGGGGAGATCACGGGTGCCGATTATTGCGCCTTCCAAAACGGCACAGTCAGCAACGTGTACATGATGGCCCACCCACTCAATGGGATATGA
- a CDS encoding helix-turn-helix domain-containing protein, which yields MLLDQETLKYIFGMKMRGLRLDKGLSLKALSEKTGMSPSYLNEIEKGKKYPKSDKIMILAKALGESYEDMISVKLKRELSLVSQLLEKNILTGVPFDLFGIPAQVVYELLSERPRKMGALIGTLLELARAHNISIDEFYYATLRAYLDLHQNFFPSLEEKVEVCRRDKGLDVTRGPAEVAVQLRAILKKDYNIEVVRSDFTQVSTSLENLFYYLKSNGKDSTLYLHQGLGSREEALILARELGYVYLKLNERPMSSIIQSLDSFQQLLNHFSASYFASGLLIPEREFVTGLKKLFKAKAFDGPAMKEWALSYASPVESVFHRMTQLLPRELGIDHLFFLRLDYEAMENRFQVVRELHLAERHNPHKISGNEHYCRRWLTTRLLEKMQAGGGDDFSLGCQKSHFRGSDTDYLAWSMAFKKDVPNGDLAAITVGVLINKKVEETISYLSDPNIPAKETAESCERCELTDCAERAAPFNPKMDPLRPEKIRQALSQI from the coding sequence ATGCTTTTAGATCAAGAAACCCTTAAGTACATTTTCGGAATGAAGATGCGCGGACTGCGCTTGGACAAGGGGCTGTCGTTAAAGGCCCTTTCGGAAAAGACGGGGATGTCGCCCTCTTATCTGAACGAAATTGAAAAGGGTAAGAAGTACCCGAAGAGCGACAAGATCATGATTTTGGCCAAGGCTCTGGGTGAATCCTATGAGGACATGATTTCCGTCAAGCTTAAGCGCGAGCTAAGTCTGGTGAGTCAGCTTTTGGAAAAGAACATTCTCACCGGTGTTCCCTTTGATCTGTTTGGCATTCCAGCACAGGTAGTCTATGAGCTGCTTTCCGAGCGACCCCGAAAGATGGGGGCTCTGATCGGAACTCTTTTGGAGTTGGCCCGAGCCCACAATATATCCATCGATGAGTTTTACTACGCCACTTTGCGCGCCTACTTGGATCTGCACCAGAACTTCTTTCCCTCATTAGAGGAGAAAGTTGAAGTTTGCCGGAGGGACAAAGGACTGGATGTGACCCGTGGCCCGGCGGAAGTGGCGGTTCAGCTCAGGGCAATTCTCAAGAAGGATTACAATATTGAAGTGGTGAGATCTGACTTCACCCAAGTCAGCACCAGCCTGGAGAACTTGTTTTATTACCTCAAGAGCAATGGCAAAGACTCCACTCTTTACCTTCATCAGGGACTGGGGTCTCGTGAAGAGGCTCTGATTTTGGCTCGGGAATTGGGCTATGTTTACCTGAAGCTCAATGAAAGGCCCATGAGCAGCATCATCCAGTCATTGGATTCCTTTCAGCAGTTGCTCAATCACTTTTCGGCCTCCTATTTTGCCAGTGGACTTCTAATTCCTGAACGGGAGTTTGTGACAGGCCTAAAGAAGTTGTTTAAGGCCAAGGCCTTCGATGGCCCAGCGATGAAGGAGTGGGCACTTTCCTATGCTAGCCCGGTGGAGAGTGTTTTTCATCGCATGACTCAGCTCTTACCCAGGGAGTTGGGCATTGATCACCTGTTCTTTTTGCGGCTCGACTATGAGGCCATGGAGAACCGCTTTCAGGTGGTGCGTGAGCTACACCTGGCGGAAAGACACAATCCTCACAAGATTTCAGGTAACGAGCACTATTGCCGCCGTTGGCTGACCACTCGACTTCTGGAGAAGATGCAGGCGGGTGGTGGCGACGATTTTTCTCTCGGCTGCCAAAAATCTCACTTTCGCGGCTCTGATACCGACTATTTGGCCTGGTCCATGGCCTTCAAAAAAGATGTGCCCAACGGGGATTTGGCGGCAATCACCGTAGGTGTTTTGATCAACAAAAAGGTGGAAGAAACCATTTCCTATCTGAGTGATCCAAACATTCCGGCCAAGGAGACAGCCGAAAGCTGTGAGCGCTGTGAACTCACCGACTGCGCTGAGCGGGCCGCCCCCTTTAACCCAAAAATGGACCCCCTCCGACCCGAAAAAATCCGCCAAGCCCTCAGTCAAATCTGA
- a CDS encoding U32 family peptidase, with protein MQIPQMPELLAPAGSFEKLRYAYAFGADAAYAGIPFFSLRARENEFSLEELSKGLDLARSLGKKLYLTANIFSRNRKIQSFYSHLDQWAELKPDALIMSDPGLMLIVRERYPEIPIHLSVQANCMNWQAVRFWHQQGVERIILSRELSLGEIRTIKEKVPEVELEAFVHGAICIAYSGRCLLSSYMSYRDANQGVCDNSCREKFHVYKTEKSEENFFVEDLRNKGEFYRLDEDENGTFIMNAKDLRLIEHLKEIMEAGVCSLKIEGRTKSVYYVSMVVRAYRQALNDIAAGRAFDSKWVEELEKIANRGYHKGFMMGDPETQDHNYTLGASRSSRQRFGGLVRPDEQTYEGWMPVEIKGPVSIGDRCELIHTDGSSEWFDVTAIRTAKGQEVSKANPGIGVFHIPVDQAPRDCSILSVNIDSPQ; from the coding sequence ATGCAAATACCTCAAATGCCTGAACTCTTGGCCCCAGCTGGATCCTTTGAAAAACTGCGCTATGCCTATGCCTTTGGCGCCGATGCCGCATATGCGGGCATCCCTTTTTTCTCACTAAGAGCCCGAGAAAATGAGTTCTCTTTGGAGGAGCTGAGCAAAGGCCTGGATCTCGCCCGAAGCTTGGGAAAAAAGCTTTATCTCACGGCCAACATTTTTAGCCGCAACAGAAAGATCCAATCATTTTACTCTCACTTAGATCAGTGGGCGGAGCTGAAGCCCGACGCTTTGATCATGAGTGATCCCGGACTGATGCTGATTGTTCGCGAACGCTATCCGGAAATCCCCATTCACCTTTCGGTTCAGGCCAACTGCATGAACTGGCAGGCTGTGCGTTTTTGGCACCAACAAGGTGTTGAGAGAATCATCCTTAGCCGCGAGCTAAGCCTAGGTGAAATTCGCACCATTAAAGAGAAAGTTCCTGAAGTCGAGTTGGAAGCCTTTGTCCATGGAGCGATCTGCATTGCCTATTCAGGACGCTGCCTGCTTTCTTCCTACATGAGCTATCGAGATGCCAACCAGGGTGTTTGCGACAACTCCTGCCGCGAGAAGTTTCACGTCTATAAAACTGAAAAGTCAGAAGAGAACTTCTTTGTTGAAGATCTACGCAATAAAGGTGAGTTTTACCGCCTGGACGAAGACGAAAACGGCACCTTTATTATGAATGCCAAAGATCTGCGCCTCATCGAACACTTAAAAGAAATCATGGAAGCAGGTGTCTGCTCCCTTAAGATCGAAGGGCGCACCAAATCGGTCTATTATGTTTCCATGGTTGTCAGAGCCTATCGACAAGCACTCAACGATATTGCCGCCGGACGGGCCTTTGACAGTAAGTGGGTCGAAGAGTTGGAAAAGATCGCTAATCGAGGCTACCACAAAGGCTTTATGATGGGCGACCCGGAGACCCAAGACCACAATTACACTTTGGGCGCCAGTCGGAGTTCCCGACAGCGATTTGGAGGCCTGGTTCGACCGGACGAGCAGACCTACGAGGGCTGGATGCCAGTTGAGATAAAAGGACCTGTTTCCATTGGTGATCGCTGTGAATTGATTCATACTGACGGTTCATCAGAATGGTTTGATGTGACCGCCATTCGCACGGCTAAAGGTCAAGAAGTGAGCAAGGCGAACCCCGGTATTGGCGTTTTCCATATTCCGGTTGACCAGGCTCCTAGGGATTGTTCCATTCTAAGTGTGAACATTGACAGTCCCCAATAG
- a CDS encoding chorismate mutase — MSESSTNPELQRLRQKMDRINLQMAELFVSRLNLAGKIGEIKKQQGLSLYDAKREEEMLAMVLDQLKKDDVAPWVRSYLTRTFDLTLDYLRKS; from the coding sequence GTGAGCGAATCTTCGACAAATCCCGAACTTCAACGTCTGCGGCAAAAAATGGATCGGATCAATCTGCAGATGGCTGAGTTGTTTGTTTCTCGTCTGAATTTGGCGGGAAAGATTGGCGAGATCAAAAAACAACAGGGCCTTTCACTCTATGATGCCAAAAGGGAAGAGGAAATGTTGGCCATGGTGTTGGATCAACTCAAAAAAGACGATGTAGCACCATGGGTGAGATCCTATCTCACCCGCACTTTTGATCTGACTTTGGATTATCTGCGAAAATCTTAG